The following are encoded in a window of Dictyostelium discoideum AX4 chromosome 6 chromosome, whole genome shotgun sequence genomic DNA:
- a CDS encoding glucose-methanol-choline oxidoreductase, whose product MSTSTPTSNTTTTTTSNSNKNDVHTESNGIFTLTEYKTLTVICDTLFSDDSEIALNEIENLLPKNSKNSDENHKEHQLNILKEYFKRKSSDLDVAGHFLKLIVATKSSSQISDLKTLLGLFSTTGAGIILTGQFSSFVNLPLKSRQQVLTMMKSSSNPIRRQAFKAIVPLAISIYYSVIGDRGETSNPNWDAVGYDTPPPPEQIPGEEKLSFIKITSETSLKADVVVIGSGAGGGVTAALLAEAGYKVIVLEKGSYISSNNMTWKESEAFPLLYEQAGTLTSDDLSVNILAGNCLGGGTTVNWTASIRTPDIILEEWRKQCPNAFDSIKFNNAMDSVSSRLNVNTIDTALDGTGAHNRNNKLLEQALRELDADPQPIPRNTKNCDTTQCGNCSMGCRSKSKQSSMVTYLEDCCSKGGQIITNCQAEEITTTTIPTNSTTTNGGGGQTVHGVIAYVSTPDGLKYRVFIKSHIVVCSAGALHTPTLLLKSRIKNSNIGNNLYLHPVVPIIGEHTQPVEVWKGPPMTVISKKYQKILPNSGKNTGSILETPNSHIALSGSNCAFMWDDSFNFKKRMLKARYYSGFISICRDTVPGKIRLDKDGRSPKIQYTLSDRDWKSMLPSIEASLRALIKIGAIEASIPISGFKPGNQDTIEQYIKAIKSNGYKSNQTVILSAHQMGSCRMGSSKSNSVVNENGESWDVKRLFIADGSVLPSSVGVNPMITIYAISHIIANQIIQLYPLPNTNNLNSNNNTTTTTNIGSSTTITANLNNDSPTQIAYERDN is encoded by the exons atgtcaacatcaacaccaacatcaaatacaaccacaacaacaacctcaaattcaaataaaaatgatgttCACACAGAATCCAATGGGATATTCACATTGACAGAGTATAAAACCCTAACTGTTATATGTGATACATTATTCTCTGATGATTCTGAAATTgctttaaatgaaattgaaaaccTATTACcaaaaaactcaaaaaatTCTGATGAAAATCATAAAGaacatcaattaaatattttaaaagaatattttaaaag aaaatcatCAGATTTAGATGTTGCAggacattttttaaaattaattgtagCAACTAAAAGTTCAAGTCAAATTAGTgatttaaaaacattattaGGATTATTTTCAACAACAGGAGCAGGTATAATATTGACAGGTCAATTTAGTAGTTTTGTGAATTTACCATTAAAAAGTAGACAACAAGTTTTAACAATGATGAAAAGTTCATCGAATCCAATTAGAAGACAAGCATTTAAAGCCATTGTACCATTGGCAATATCGATATATTATTCAGTGATTGGGGATAGGGGTGAAACAAGTAATCCCAATTGGGATGCCGTTGGATATGATACACCTCCACCACCTGAACAAATACCAGGTGAAGagaaattatcatttataaaaataacatcGGAAACTTCATTGAAAGCAGATGTAGTTGTAATTGGTTCAGGTGCTGGTGGTGGTGTAACCGCGGCATTATTAGCCGAGGCAGGTTATAAAGTTATAGTGTTGGAAAAGGGTAGTTACATCTCCTCCAATAATATGACATGGAAAGAGAGTGAAGCATTCCCATTGCTTTATGAACAAGCAGGTACTTTAACATCGGATGATCTATCAGTAAACATTTTAGCAGGAAATTGTTTAGGTGGTGGTACAACCGTTAATTGGACAGCCTCAATCAGAACACCCGATATAATCTTGGAGGAATGGAGAAAACAATGTCCCAATGCTTtcgattcaattaaattcaataatgCTATGGATTCAGTTTCATCAAGATTAAATGTAAATACAATCGATACCGCACTAGATGGTACTGGTGCACATAATAGAAACAATAAATTACTTGAACAAGCATTACGTGAACTAGATGCTGATCCTCAACCAATTCCAAGAAATACTAAAAATTGTGATACCACTCAATGTGGTAATTGCTCAATGGGTTGTagatcaaaatcaaaacaaagTTCAATGGTAACTTATTTAGAAGATTGTTGTAGTAAAGGTGGTCaaataattacaaattgTCAAGCTGAagaaattacaacaacaacaataccaacaaactcaacaacaactaatggtggtggtggtcaAACAGTGCATGGTGTAATTGCATATGTTAGTACACCAGATGGTTTAAAATATAgagtttttattaaatcacaTATTGTAGTTTGTTCAGCTGGTGCATTACATACACCAACTTTATTGTTAAAAAGTAGAATTAAGAATAGTAATATTGGTAACAATTTATATCTTCATCCAGTTGTACCAATCATTGGTGAACATACACAACCAGTTGAGGTTTGGAAAGGCCCACCAATGACTGTAATTAGTAAAAAGtatcaaaaaatattacCAAACAGTGGGAAGAATACAGGTTCAATCTTGGAGACTCCCAACTCCCATATCGCACTATCTGGTTCAAATTGTGCATTCATGTGGGATGATTCATTCAATTTTAAGAAACGAATGTTGAAAGCACGTTATTACAGTGGATTCATTTCAATTTGTAGAGATACAGTACCTGGTAAAATTAGATTGGATAAAGATGGTAGATCCCCTAAAATTCAATACACACTATCGGATCGTGATTGGAAATCAATGTTACCATCAATTGAAGCATCGTTAAGAGCATTGATAAAGATTGGTGCAATTGAAGCATCTATACCAATTAGTGGCTTTAAACCTGGAAATCAAGATACAATTGAACAGTATATTAAagcaattaaatcaaatggtTATAAATCTAATCAAACCGTTATACTTAGTGCTCATCAAATGGGTTCTTGTAGAATGGGTTCAAGTAAATCAAATTCTGTCGTCaatgaaaatggtgaatCTTGGGATGTTAAAAGATTATTCATTGCCGATGGTTCTGTATTACCAAGTTCAGTTGGTGTTAACCCAATGATTACAATTTATGCAATCTCTCATATAATTGCAAATCAAATCATTCAATTATATCCACTTCcaaatactaataatttaaatagtaataataatactactactactacaaatATTGGTagttcaacaacaataaccgcaaatttaaataatgattctcCAACTCAAATTGCTTACGAAAgagataattaa
- the cofB gene encoding hypothetical protein produces the protein MSSGIALAPNCVSTFNDLKLGRKYGGIIYRISDDSKEIIVDSTLPAGCSFDEFTKCLPENECRYVVLDYQYKEEGAQKSKICFVAWCPDTANIKKKMMATSSKDSLRKACVGIQVEIQGTDASEVKDSCFYEKCTKI, from the coding sequence atgtcTTCAGGTATTGCTTTAGCTCCAAACTGCGTTTCAACCTTCAACGATTTAAAGTTAGGTCGTAAATATGGTGGTATCATCTACAGAATCTCTGACGAttcaaaagaaatcattGTTGACTCCACCTTACCAGCTGGTTGTTCATTCGATGAATTCACCAAATGTCTCCCAGAAAACGAATGTAGATACGTTGTCCTCGACTATCAATACAAAGAAGAAGGTGCCCAAAAGAGCAAAATCTGTTTTGTTGCCTGGTGCCCAGATACCGCCAacattaaaaagaaaatgatggCCACCTCATCAAAAGACTCTTTACGTAAAGCCTGTGTTGGTATCCAAGTTGAAATCCAAGGTACCGATGCCTCTGAAGTCAAAGATTCATGTTTCTATGAAAAATGTACCaaaatctaa
- the hemG gene encoding protoporphyrinogen oxidase produces the protein MIQKVGIIGSGISGLSSYYYLRNGINLTSKFSKNNLKINIFEKSNKVGGNIQTRIIQGKNKDEKIIVEEGPRSLRALGRGLNTLEFIKRLGISNDIIFSSANSNGKFVLLDGKPKEIPMTSLFDIIKFSFKHSIVSSILKEPFKKVPSQVKEMDPNWDESVHDFFSRRLGKTMTKTFIEPTILGIYGGDYTNLSIKSTFKRAALLEPFGGLILGSLFKSKKQKQFELDLDKNEKRLLPSKNELTELFDKDTDKTNVFSFKENGLSRMIQKLKSLIESDSLTKLYLSTSIVEIEKDVTNGTLKVTDNKGNQYQYDQLISTIPLNQLAPMFKKSDSKLYQLLQSVNYTSIAVINLIYKSNKNVVKIISDKGFGYLVPSKENQSVIGVCFDSNTFPEFVNNNNNNNNDNDNGNEKDQSIITVMIGGNNGIKDRNDNWIDVTNTSKDKLLDIALKHLDKVLDIESSPDFTNVSIYDNGIPHYNIGHQNLINEIQNHITKNYGTTLLLGGNSIDGVGINDSIHKSKQLINSLKLSNN, from the coding sequence atgattcaaaAAGTTGGAATTATTGGTAGTGGTATAAGTGGTTTAtcaagttattattatttaagaaATGGTATAAATTTAAcatcaaaattttcaaaaaataatttaaagattaatatttttgaaaaatcaaataaagttGGAGGTAATATTCAAACAAGGATAATTCAAGGTAAAAATAAAGACGAAAAGATAATTGTTGAAGAAGGACCAAGAAGTTTAAGAGCATTAGGTAGAGGATTAAATACATTAGAGTTTATAAAAAGATTAGGTATTTCAAATGATATAATATTTAGTAGTGcaaatagtaatggtaaatTTGTACTATTAGATGGTAAACCAAAAGAAATCCCAATGACAAGTTTATTtgacattattaaattctcaTTCAAACATTCCATTGTAAGTTCAATACTTAAAGaaccatttaaaaaagtaCCAAGCCAAGTTAAAGAAATGGATCCGAATTGGGATGAATCTGTACACGATTTCTTTTCACGTAGATTAGGTAAAACAATGACAAAAACATTTATAGAACCAACAATACTTGGGATTTATGGTGGTGATTACACAAATCTATCGATTAAATCTACTTTTAAAAGAGCAGCATTACTCGAACCTTTTGGTGGTTTAATTTTAggttcattatttaaatctaaaaaacaaaaacaatttgaGTTGGATTtagataaaaatgaaaaacgtTTACTTCCATCTAAAAACGAATTAACTGAATTGTTTGATAAAGATACCGATAAAACAAATGTTTTCTCATTTAAAGAGAATGGATTATCAAGAATgatacaaaaattaaaatctttaattgaaaGTGATAGTTTAACCAAACTATATTTATCAACAAGTAtagttgaaattgaaaaggATGTAACTAATGGTACATTAAAAGTCACTGATAATAAAGgtaatcaatatcaatatgatcaattaatatcaacaattccattgaatcaattagcaccaatgtttaaaaaatcagATTCAAAACTTTATCAACTTTTACAATCAGTTAATTATACTTCAATTGCAGTTATAAacttaatttataaatcaaataaaaatgttgtaaaaattattagtgaTAAAGGATTTGGTTATTTAGTTCCATCAAAAGAGAACCAATCTGTAATTGGTGTTTGTTTTGATTCAAATACTTTTCcagaatttgtaaataataataataataataataatgataatgataatggtaatgaaaaagatcaatcaattattactgttatgattggtggtaataatggtataAAAGATAGAAATGATAATTGGATTGATGTTACAAATACATCAAAAGATAAACTATTAGATATCGCTTTAAAACATTTAGATAAAGTTTTAGATATAGAATCATCACCTGATTTTACAAATGTTTCAATTTATGATAATGGTATTCCTCATTATAATATTGGTcaccaaaatttaataaatgaaattcaaaatcatatTACTAAAAACTATGGTACAACTTTACTTTTAGGtggtaattcaattgatggtgttggtatTAATGACTCAATTCataaatcaaaacaattaattaatagtttaaaattatcaaataattaa
- the mcfP gene encoding Graves disease carrier family protein, protein MATTSVSSPKSKPSWVSFLSGGLAGVTAKSAVAPLERVKILYQIKSELYSLNSVYGSMLKIVENEGIKGLWRGNSATILRVFPYAAVQFLSYETIKNHLVADKSSSFQIFLAGSAAGGIAVCATYPLDLLRARLAIEIHKKPTKPHHLLKSTFTKDGVKGIYRGIQPTLIGILPYGGISFSTFEFLKRIAPLNEIDENGQISGTYKLIAGGIAGGVAQTVAYPFDVVRRRVQTHGFGDAKAVVNLEHGTLRTIAHILKEEGILALYKGLSINYVKVIPTASIAFYTYEYLSNFFNKL, encoded by the exons ATGGCAACAACATCAGTAAGttcaccaaaatcaaaaccatCATGGGTATCATTTTTATCAGGTGGCTTAGCAGGTGTTACAGCAAAATCTGCTGTTGCCCCTCTTGAAAgagttaaaattttatatcaa attaaaagtgaattatattcattaaattcagTATATGGTTCAATGTTAAAGATTGTAGAGAATGAAGGTATTAAAGGGTTATGGAGAGGTAATTCAGCAACAATACTAAGAGTATTCCCATATGCAGCAGTTCAATTTCTTTCTTATGAAACCATTAAAAATCATCTCGTCGCTGacaaatcatcatcattccAAATATTTTTAGCAGGTAGTGCAGCTGGTGGTATTGCAGTTTGTGCAACTTATCCATTGGATTTATTAAGAGCAAGATTAGCAATTGAAATTCATAAAAAACCAACTAAACCacatcatttattaaaatcaacattTACAAAAGATGGTGTTAAAGGAATTTATAGAGGTATTCAACCAACTTTAAta ggTATACTTCCATATGGTGGTATTAGTTTTTCAACATTTGAATTCTTAAAGAGAATTGCACCATTAAATGAAATAGATGAAAATGGTCAAATATCAGGAacttataaattaattgcaGGTGGTATCGCTGGTGGTGTCGCACAAACTGTAGCATACCCATTCGATGTTGTTAGAAGAAGAGTTCAAACTCATGGCTTTGGTGATGCAAAGGCTGTAGTAAATCTCGAGCATGGAACTTTAAGAACTATAGCACACATATTAAAAGAGGAAGGAATTTTAGCTTTATACAAAGGTTTAAGTATAAACTATGTTAAAGTTATTCCTACTGCTTCGATTGCCTTTTATACATACGAATATTTGtcaaatttctttaataaactttaa
- the DG1003 gene encoding hypothetical protein: MSDEPINHKLLARNKHRGGKTVDKNTSRGKYKKQEYEQKKKEREEFAKREQDPNYRPKNTLNNSNNNSEENNDKDNDDNDDNDSDNGEIKFNHSRSKYSKRVLLQNDHSKLVKLDEKYYNQGSLLNMQSLIDSKVDFIPKFDNLMLFNDADADNDNYNNNNNNNKTKTTNNDNTINTLEIEKLLSSFTLSKRLNIDDHYLSGVKLPNPSNIVHLKRKSNKHLVSAESVNKQQQQQQPQPQHEQIKQQKTISNTQTNTIINKDNEEITLSPIVKDTADKAPIDNGNVTSDNLEDWLDTII; the protein is encoded by the exons ATGTCCGATGAACCAATAAATCATAAATTATTAGCAAGAAATAAACATAGAGGTGGAAAAACAGTAGATAAAAATACATCAAGAGggaaatataaaaaacaagAGTAtgaacaaaagaaaaaagaaagagaagaGTTTGCAAAGAGAGAACAAGATCCAAATTATCGTCCaaaaaatactttaaataatagtaataataacagtgaAGAAAACAATGATAAAGATAATGacgataatgatgataatgatagtgataatggagaaattaaattcaatcattCAAGATCTAAATATAGCAAAAGGGTCTTATTACAAAATGATCATAGTAAATTAGTGAAATTAGatgaaaaatattataatcaaGGTTCACTCTTAAATATGCAATCTTTAATTGACTCAAAGGTTGATTTCATAcctaaatttgataatttaatgttatttaatgatgctgatgctgataatgataattataataataataataataataataaaacaaaaacaaccaaTAACGATAACACAATAAACACtttagaaattgaaaaattattatcatcattcaCTTTATCTAAAAGATTAAATATAGATGATCATTATCTT agtggAGTTAAATTACCAAACCCAAGTAATATTGtacatttaaaaagaaaatcaaataaacatTTAGTATCAGCAGAATCTgtaaataaacaacaacaacaacaacaaccacaaccacaacatgaacaaattaaacaacaaaaaacaatttcaaatactCAAACCAATACCATCATTAATAAAGATAACGAAGAGATTACATTATCACCAATAGTAAAAGATACAGCAGATAAAGcaccaattgataatggAAATGTTACAAGTGATAATTTAGAAGATTGGTTAGATACAATCATttaa